A window of Chlorobium phaeobacteroides DSM 266 genomic DNA:
TGCAGGGTCTGTTGAACAGTGTTCCCTCTTTTGAAGATGAAACATGCAGTTACTGTACAGCCTGTTTCAGCGGCGATTACCCGATCCAGGTTACCGATGTAACCACGGACAAGGAAGAAAACGACTGAAGGCGCAAAAAAAGGGGGCTATCGAAGGCCCCCTTTCAGTTTTCATCCATGAATCAATCACAAGCCGGAGTGCTATTTTTTCACCTGCTTGAACTCGATTCTCACCGATGTATGCGGAACCGCCTCAAGCCGCTTCTTGGGAATGGGCTTGCCTGATTTAATGCAGATACCATAGGTCTTGTTTCTGATCCTGTCAAGCGCCTGATCGATATAGCCGATGTACTTTTCATCGCGCGCAATGAACATGAACCGCTGTTCGCGATCCATCGTTTCAGTGCCATGATCAGCCATGTGCATTGAATAATTTGAATTAATGGAATCCTCGACATTCTCATCGGATAGTGAGGATTTCAGAATATCAAGATCACGAAGCACCTCATCCCTTCTTTTAAGCAGTAACTGCTTGAAATGATCAAGCTCTTCGTCGGTCAAATAGGTTTTCGTCAGAACAGGTTCTTCGATAACCTCGTTTTCCTTTTTGGATATACTGATGCCTTTTTTAGCCATGGTACCTCGAATTTTCTTATTCTAACTGATAGCTTACAAAAAAAACAACTATCCATCTGACTTCTGAAGCGACAAGCGGCAGATTTCGCCATTTACAGAGTCCCCTTTTGCATCCACCCCTGTCAATAAAGGATCCAGTGCTGCAGTCGAAAGTGTTGTTGCAAGAGTTTCTGCCCTAATATACGCATTATTCCGCTTTACCGCATCGAGAAGTTTTTCCGAACCCTCAATACTCAGTAAAATCCTGTCAGTAATGTCAAGTCCGCTTTCCTTGCGCAAAGATTGAATACGGCTTACCAGTTCCCTTGAAAGACCAAGCATTTCAAGCTCTTCATTCATTTCGGTGTCAAGCGCCACCATAATGCCGAGCGCTTCATCAGAAGCCACCAGCCACCCCTCGATATCCTCATGAACAATCTCGACATCCTCTCTCTGAAGCTCGAAAACTCTGCCGTCAACATCGAGTTCGAGCTGCCCCTCTTTTTCGATGATGGCAATCTGTTTATGACTCATCATCTTCACTGCCTCCGCAAGAACCTTCATCTCTTTTCCGTAACGGGGCCCGAGCGTTTTAAAGTTTGGCTTAATCTTTTTGCTGATCACCGATCCCTCATCCTCGATATACTCGATTTGCTGAACATTCACCTCGTCGGTAATAATTGCAGCAACCTGTTCATACTCCTGACGCACGGCACTGTCGGAAACAGCAAGAAGAATCCGTTTCAGCGGCTGGCGAACCTTTATCGAAGCCTTTTCCCTCATGGTTCGCACCAGCGAAGTAACCACCTGCGCCTTTTTCATGCGATTTTCCAGGGCATGGTCTATTGCATCCGCATCTGTTTCAGGAAAACTTCCCAGATGCACCGATTCGAGTGCTTCAAAGCCGCTTACCCTGTTGAGATTCAAAAATATACGTTCGGCCAGAAACGGAGTAAATGGTGCAAGAAGTTTTGCTGTTGTCACAAGACAGGTGTAAAGCGTCTGGTAGGCGGCCAGCTTGTCAGGCCCCATCTCGCTCTTCCAGAACCGTTTGCGGGAACGCCGAATATACCAGTTAGAGAGATCATCAACGGCAAAGTCGTTAAGCAGTCGCACCGCGCCGGTAAGATCATACTGCTCCATACGCTCTCTGACGCCACTCGAAAGCGTGTTGAGGGAGGATAAGATCCAGCGATCAAGTTCTGAGCGATCCTGCAGGGGAATATCGGGTTCCGTATGGGTAAAGGCATCAACATTGGCATACAGCACAAAAAAATTGTAACTGTTGATGTATGCCCTGAAAAACTTTCGCTGCTCCTCCTCGATTTCGTCCGTATTAAACGATTTGGGTCTCCATGGCGGACTTGTGGCAATCAGATACCAGCGAAGAGCATCGGCACCATATCGCTGCATGGTTTCAAACGGGTCGACGACATTGCCTTTCGATTTCGACATTTTATGACCATTCTTGTCGAGTATATGACCGTTAACAATAAGGTTTTTATACGCAGGGCAATCAAACAGCAGCGTTGCGACCGCATGGAGTGTATAGAACCATCCTCGGGTCTGATCAACCCCTTCGGCAATAAAATCCGCAGGAAAGGTTCGATCAAACTCTTCCTTGTTTTCAAAAGGGTAATGCAACTGCGCAAACGGCATTGAACCGCTGTCGAACCAGACGTCAACCAGCTCGGGTGTCCTGGTAAATCGTTTTCCCTCTCTGATAAAATAGATGCTGTCAACAAACGGCTTATGCAGATCGAGCTCAACCATCCCGCTGTCGAGAGCTTCACCGAGAAGATACGTTGTGCCGTCAATATCAATGAAGCCTTCGCGAAGCTCTGCAACAGAACCTACAGCAAAAATTTTCCCGGATGCCGCATCGTCGCCAATGGCAAAATCCTCAGCAACCCAGATCGGAAGAGGCGACCCCCAGAATCTTTCGCGAGAGAGCGCCCAATCCTTGTTCTCCTCAAGCCAGTTTCCAAACCGTCCCGATCCGATCTCGGGAGGGCACCAGTTGATGGTTTTATTGAGTTCCACCATTCGGTCGGCAATGGCCGTTGTCCTGATATACCAGGACTCTCGGGCATAATAAATCACCGGCACGTCATAACGCCAGGAAAACGGATAGGTATGGGTGATGGACTCCCTGCGGTAGAGTTGCCCGGCATCTTTAAGCTGACGAATGATCAACGGATCGGTATCCTTGAAAAACATCCCTGCATAATCACTGACCTCAGCGGTAAAACACCCGTTTCTGGCCACAGGCTGCAACATCGGAAGATCATACATTTTAGCCAGCTCATAGTCATCGGCACCGAATGCCGGCGCAATATGAACAATCCCTGTACCGTCCCCTGTGGAGACAAATGATCCCGTCGTTACATACCAGCAACGTTTTTCAGGATAGAGATAGCTGAAAAGAGGTTCGTATTCAATCCCTTCGAGATCACTGCCTTTCATCTCGCTCACGACCTGCCATAACGAATCGCCCGCATCGTCTTTTTCAAGC
This region includes:
- the ileS gene encoding isoleucine--tRNA ligase, which produces MPEKFPEYPSTIPYSVLEAEILNYWNEHRIFRKSLEGHALDKVYSFYEGPPTVNGKPGVHHVFSRTIKDIVCRYRTMQGYLVPRKAGWDTHGLPVEISVEKKLGLKNRSQVEDYGEDEFNKEARALVYHHIDDNREGWGKLTERMGYWVDMDKPYITCTNNYIESVWWALKTIFDKGLIYKDYKIVPQDPKSETVLSSHELALGYKEVTDPSVYVKFRLRDRDENFLVWTTTPWTLISNVSVCVGAEIDYVRVRHIVSGEVLILAKSRLNVLLEKDDAGDSLWQVVSEMKGSDLEGIEYEPLFSYLYPEKRCWYVTTGSFVSTGDGTGIVHIAPAFGADDYELAKMYDLPMLQPVARNGCFTAEVSDYAGMFFKDTDPLIIRQLKDAGQLYRRESITHTYPFSWRYDVPVIYYARESWYIRTTAIADRMVELNKTINWCPPEIGSGRFGNWLEENKDWALSRERFWGSPLPIWVAEDFAIGDDAASGKIFAVGSVAELREGFIDIDGTTYLLGEALDSGMVELDLHKPFVDSIYFIREGKRFTRTPELVDVWFDSGSMPFAQLHYPFENKEEFDRTFPADFIAEGVDQTRGWFYTLHAVATLLFDCPAYKNLIVNGHILDKNGHKMSKSKGNVVDPFETMQRYGADALRWYLIATSPPWRPKSFNTDEIEEEQRKFFRAYINSYNFFVLYANVDAFTHTEPDIPLQDRSELDRWILSSLNTLSSGVRERMEQYDLTGAVRLLNDFAVDDLSNWYIRRSRKRFWKSEMGPDKLAAYQTLYTCLVTTAKLLAPFTPFLAERIFLNLNRVSGFEALESVHLGSFPETDADAIDHALENRMKKAQVVTSLVRTMREKASIKVRQPLKRILLAVSDSAVRQEYEQVAAIITDEVNVQQIEYIEDEGSVISKKIKPNFKTLGPRYGKEMKVLAEAVKMMSHKQIAIIEKEGQLELDVDGRVFELQREDVEIVHEDIEGWLVASDEALGIMVALDTEMNEELEMLGLSRELVSRIQSLRKESGLDITDRILLSIEGSEKLLDAVKRNNAYIRAETLATTLSTAALDPLLTGVDAKGDSVNGEICRLSLQKSDG
- a CDS encoding TraR/DksA family transcriptional regulator; translated protein: MAKKGISISKKENEVIEEPVLTKTYLTDEELDHFKQLLLKRRDEVLRDLDILKSSLSDENVEDSINSNYSMHMADHGTETMDREQRFMFIARDEKYIGYIDQALDRIRNKTYGICIKSGKPIPKKRLEAVPHTSVRIEFKQVKK